The following proteins come from a genomic window of Micromonospora zamorensis:
- a CDS encoding low temperature requirement protein A produces MTVSRSVRPFYRPMRPRRRDEPHRAATPLELFFDLCFVVAVAQAASSLHHDVAEGHLRHAVTSYLMVFFAIWWSWVNFTWFASAYDTDDDVYRITTLVQICGALILAAGVPPAFADGNFTVITYGYVVMRLAAVVHWSRAAAGDPRHRAAARRYAIGVSVVQLGWLLRLLLPAEWGIASFVLLVLADLLVPAVAERPGMTPWHPRHITERYGLFTLIVLGEAVLAISMAIQTGLDAGEHDLWSLAAAGAVIVFALWWLYFDRPIEAPDRLPYSLIWGYGHYLVFGAVAAVGAGLGATVDVERHLAHISETTAGYAVAIPVAVFLLTIWVLHVRRQQHGAVVVAFPVVALLALLAPLGPAPVYVLAALLVALVTLTVLLRGRDLGPAATVSDPA; encoded by the coding sequence TTGACCGTCTCCCGCTCGGTGCGGCCGTTCTACCGGCCGATGCGTCCTCGTCGCCGCGACGAGCCGCACCGCGCGGCCACGCCGCTGGAACTCTTCTTCGACCTGTGTTTCGTGGTGGCGGTGGCACAGGCCGCCAGCAGCCTGCACCACGACGTCGCCGAGGGGCACCTCCGCCACGCCGTGACCAGCTACCTCATGGTGTTCTTCGCGATCTGGTGGTCGTGGGTGAACTTCACCTGGTTCGCCTCGGCCTACGACACCGACGACGACGTCTACCGGATCACCACCCTGGTGCAGATCTGCGGAGCGCTGATCCTGGCGGCCGGGGTGCCTCCCGCCTTCGCCGACGGCAACTTCACCGTCATCACCTACGGGTACGTGGTGATGCGGCTGGCCGCCGTCGTGCACTGGAGCCGCGCGGCGGCCGGCGACCCTCGGCACCGCGCGGCGGCGCGTCGCTACGCGATCGGCGTGAGCGTGGTGCAGCTCGGGTGGCTGCTGCGGCTGTTGCTGCCCGCCGAGTGGGGCATCGCGTCGTTCGTGCTGCTGGTGCTGGCCGACCTGCTGGTGCCGGCGGTGGCCGAACGCCCCGGGATGACCCCGTGGCACCCCCGGCACATCACCGAGCGGTACGGGTTGTTCACCCTCATCGTGCTCGGTGAGGCGGTCCTGGCCATCTCGATGGCGATCCAGACCGGGCTCGACGCCGGGGAGCACGACCTGTGGTCGCTCGCGGCGGCCGGCGCCGTCATCGTGTTCGCGCTCTGGTGGCTCTACTTCGACCGGCCGATCGAGGCGCCCGACCGGCTGCCGTACTCCTTGATCTGGGGTTATGGCCACTACCTGGTCTTCGGCGCGGTCGCCGCGGTCGGCGCCGGCCTGGGCGCGACGGTGGACGTCGAGCGGCACCTCGCGCACATCTCCGAGACCACCGCCGGGTACGCGGTGGCCATCCCGGTCGCGGTCTTCCTGCTCACGATCTGGGTGCTGCACGTGCGCCGGCAGCAGCACGGCGCGGTGGTCGTCGCCTTCCCGGTGGTGGCGCTGCTCGCGCTGCTGGCGCCGCTCGGCCCGGCCCCGGTGTACGTGCTCGCGGCCCTGCTGGTCGCCCTCGTGACGCTGACCGTGCTGCTGCGCGGCCGCGACCTCGGACCCGCAGCGACGGTGTCCGACCCGGCCTGA
- a CDS encoding SDR family NAD(P)-dependent oxidoreductase, producing the protein MQRFDFAGATAVVTGAASGIGAALAHALARRGSDLVLLDRDAERLEAVTAAIRLDHPGRQVHTYLVDLADVTATAQVAAEIGQRHPRVRLLVNNAGVGLGGRFDQVTFDEFSWVIDVNFRAVVQLTHALLPTLKAEPGAHLVNISSLFGLIAPAGQTAYSASKFAVRGFTEALRHELVDDGIGVTSVHPGGIRTRITENARIGSGVSHEEYAAGRAQFEKLLTISPERAAEVILRGVERRRGRVLIGWSAKLPDLLARVLPASYNRLLVTGLNRGVVRPAPPTPGVPAQRPGDAAVDPAREVA; encoded by the coding sequence GTGCAGAGGTTCGACTTCGCCGGCGCCACGGCCGTGGTCACCGGCGCGGCCAGCGGCATCGGCGCGGCGCTGGCGCACGCGCTGGCCCGCCGGGGCAGTGATCTGGTCCTGCTGGACCGTGACGCCGAGCGGCTGGAGGCGGTCACCGCCGCGATCCGCCTCGACCACCCGGGCCGCCAGGTGCACACGTACCTGGTGGATCTCGCCGACGTGACGGCCACCGCCCAGGTGGCCGCGGAGATCGGTCAGCGGCACCCGCGCGTCCGACTGCTGGTGAACAATGCCGGCGTCGGCCTCGGCGGCCGGTTCGACCAGGTGACGTTCGACGAGTTCAGCTGGGTGATCGACGTCAACTTCCGGGCCGTGGTGCAGCTGACCCACGCGCTGCTGCCCACCCTCAAGGCGGAGCCGGGCGCGCACCTGGTCAACATCTCCAGCCTGTTCGGGCTGATCGCGCCGGCCGGGCAGACCGCATACTCGGCGAGCAAGTTCGCGGTGCGCGGTTTCACCGAGGCGCTGCGTCACGAGTTGGTCGACGACGGCATCGGGGTGACGTCGGTGCACCCCGGCGGGATCCGCACCCGCATCACCGAGAACGCCCGGATCGGCAGCGGCGTCTCACACGAGGAGTACGCGGCCGGTCGGGCGCAGTTCGAGAAGCTGCTCACCATCTCGCCGGAGCGGGCCGCCGAGGTGATCCTGCGCGGCGTCGAGCGGCGTCGGGGCCGGGTGCTGATCGGCTGGTCGGCGAAGCTGCCCGACCTGCTGGCCCGGGTCCTGCCGGCCTCGTACAACCGGCTTCTGGTCACCGGTCTGAACCGGGGTGTCGTCCGTCCGGCGCCGCCGACCCCCGGCGTGCCGGCGCAACGCCCCGGCGACGCCGCTGTCGACCCGGCCCGTGAGGTGGCGTGA
- a CDS encoding cryptochrome/photolyase family protein: MYRRRWLLADQLGPHFLDDPDQPVLLVEIRELFRRRPMHRQKAHLILSALRHRAAELGDRALLLRTGTFREALAQVAEPVEVCHPHSRAALRFARSVPELTVLPPRGFITSRADFAGWADRPRRGPLRVADFYRYAKRRHDILTAPAAAAGPGRRPRAEGRDASAVSPPPPPIVEDDIDAEVRRDLDRWAADGVRFVGRDGPRRHPATHAEAQARLAHFLTHRLPVYGRYADVMSGDDPVFAHSVLSSSFNLGLLHPEPAVRAAEQAWRDGTAPRTAVDTFVRGLLGWREFLWQLYWYFEPRFRGANWLAATEPLPEWFAELDADAVEARCLADVLGGVRDRAWTHHTPRLMVLGNYALQRGWRPTELADWFQRCFVDGTDWVMNATVIGMSQYADLARLDTRPYAVDGTDIDEISDYCAGCRYAPEQALGELACPYTGGFESFLHRNRDRLVGDPRLAAELARRDEPEHREAVLAQEEKRGSTPP, translated from the coding sequence ATGTATCGCCGCCGATGGTTGCTGGCCGACCAGCTCGGGCCACACTTCCTCGACGACCCCGATCAGCCGGTGCTGCTGGTGGAGATCCGAGAGCTGTTCCGCCGACGGCCGATGCACCGGCAGAAGGCTCATCTGATCCTGTCCGCGCTGCGCCACCGGGCGGCCGAGCTGGGCGACCGGGCGCTGCTGCTGCGGACCGGCACGTTCCGTGAGGCGCTGGCGCAGGTCGCCGAGCCGGTGGAGGTGTGTCATCCGCACTCCCGGGCGGCCCTGCGTTTCGCCCGTTCGGTGCCGGAGCTGACAGTGCTGCCACCTCGTGGGTTCATCACCAGCCGGGCCGACTTCGCCGGCTGGGCGGACCGCCCCCGGCGCGGCCCGCTGCGGGTGGCCGACTTCTACCGGTACGCGAAGCGGCGGCACGACATCCTGACCGCGCCGGCCGCAGCGGCCGGGCCGGGGCGTCGACCCCGCGCCGAGGGGCGGGACGCGTCGGCGGTGTCACCGCCGCCCCCACCGATCGTCGAGGACGACATCGACGCCGAGGTCCGCCGCGACCTGGACCGCTGGGCGGCCGACGGGGTGCGGTTCGTCGGCCGGGACGGCCCCCGGCGGCACCCGGCCACCCATGCCGAGGCGCAGGCCCGGCTGGCGCACTTCCTGACCCACCGGCTACCGGTGTACGGCCGCTACGCCGACGTGATGAGCGGCGACGACCCGGTGTTCGCGCACTCGGTGCTGTCGTCCTCGTTCAACCTCGGGTTGCTCCACCCGGAGCCGGCCGTGCGGGCCGCCGAGCAGGCGTGGCGGGACGGGACGGCCCCGCGGACGGCGGTGGACACCTTCGTCCGGGGGTTGCTCGGCTGGCGGGAGTTCCTCTGGCAGCTGTACTGGTACTTCGAGCCGCGCTTCCGGGGGGCGAACTGGCTGGCCGCGACCGAGCCCCTGCCGGAGTGGTTCGCCGAGTTGGACGCCGACGCCGTGGAGGCCCGCTGCCTGGCCGACGTCCTCGGCGGCGTCCGGGACCGGGCGTGGACCCACCACACGCCCCGACTGATGGTGCTGGGCAACTACGCGTTGCAGCGCGGCTGGCGGCCGACCGAGCTGGCGGACTGGTTCCAGCGCTGCTTCGTGGACGGCACCGACTGGGTGATGAACGCGACGGTGATCGGCATGAGCCAGTACGCCGACCTCGCCCGGTTGGACACCCGCCCGTACGCGGTGGACGGCACCGACATCGACGAGATCAGCGACTACTGTGCCGGCTGCCGCTACGCACCGGAGCAGGCGCTCGGCGAGCTGGCGTGCCCGTACACCGGGGGTTTCGAGAGTTTCCTGCACCGCAACCGGGATCGGTTGGTAGGCGACCCGCGGCTCGCCGCCGAACTGGCCCGCCGCGACGAGCCGGAGCACCGCGAGGCGGTGCTGGCCCAGGAGGAGAAGAGGGGCAGCACACCCCCGTGA